The Ignavibacteriota bacterium region CGTGGCATTTTACTTACTACAAAAAAGGATAACCAATATGGAACAAGGAGTTGTTAAATTTTATAACGTGACGAAAGGATTTGGATTCATCACCATGCAGAGCGGCGAAGAGATATTTTTTCACAAGAGTAATGTTAAGAGCGTTGGCTTTCGTGATGTTTTGGTGCAGGGAGATAATGTTTCATTCGAAATCAAAAATGAATCAAAGGGAAAACGCGCGTTTAATATCAACAGGATTTAACCTTTCTCTCTCCGAACATTAGTCATTGCAGGTTGAGAGAATTCAAGTTCCTGTCAAATATCATCTAA contains the following coding sequences:
- a CDS encoding cold shock domain-containing protein; this translates as MEQGVVKFYNVTKGFGFITMQSGEEIFFHKSNVKSVGFRDVLVQGDNVSFEIKNESKGKRAFNINRI